A stretch of the Rosa rugosa chromosome 5, drRosRugo1.1, whole genome shotgun sequence genome encodes the following:
- the LOC133711677 gene encoding cyclic nucleotide-gated ion channel 1-like, translating to MSTSRIAMVDFVVGTGWREREIADGGSGNKNNVHEPKVPMLENLNEKMLNVICEHLKPVIYIEDKYIIKEGKPLGMTLFITQGIAWTYTVSNNVGAETSYGSSSNKWLKRGDYYGEELLKWAFKCPSYSDLPISTRTVMSQEKVEAFALRASDLKSIVSNYWWHFTREVPQVELEQWENSAASSIQAAWRSRLARARHSNGWDKFTV from the exons ATGTCGACTTCGCGGATTGCTATGGTTGACTTCGTTGTCGGGACTGGATGGAGGGAGCGGGAAATAGCAGATGGAGGGAGCGGGAACAAGAACAATGTTCATGAACCCAAA GTGCCAATGCTTGAGAATTTGAATGAGAAAATGTTGAATGTGATTTGTGAGCATCTAAAGCCAGTCATTTACATAGAAGACAAGTACATTATTAAAGAGGGGAAACCACTTGGGATGACACTCTTCATCACGCAAGGCATCGCATGGACTTACACAGTTAGTAATAACGTTGGTGCAGAAACAAGCTATGGTTCTTCAAGCAATAAATGGTTAAAGCGAGGTGATTATTATGGAGAAGAGCTTTTGAAGTGGGCATTCAAATGTCCCTCTTATTCTGACTTACCCATCTCAACTAGAACTGTTATGTCCCAAGAAAAGGTCGAAGCATTTGCTCTTAGGGCTAGCGACCTAAAAAGCATTGTGTCAAACTATTGGTGGCATTTTACTAGGGAGGTACCTCAAGTAGAGCTCGAGCAGTGGGAGAATTCAGCAGCTTCTTCGATACAAGCAGCCTGGCGCAGCCGTCTGGCAAGAGCTAGGCACTCAAATGGTTGGGACAAATTTACAGTATAG